In Halobacillus amylolyticus, the following proteins share a genomic window:
- a CDS encoding SDR family NAD(P)-dependent oxidoreductase produces the protein MKNVLITGAGTGLGRALAHQYSKNGYRVYLSGRTERKLLIVRNEIRQAGGESEVLICDVTEPASVTEAIKQFEQLDVLINNAGVGIFKDVGSYSEAEIDKMFNTNVKGTILMTKEATSVLKQSNGRVLNIISTAGLRGKKNESVYCASKFAVRGFTESLHKEWEQASMSATAVYMGGMNTPFWADSTHVTTPEKLKGPEGVAEQIFQEDDGRPEIIIDK, from the coding sequence ATGAAGAATGTTTTAATTACTGGTGCTGGCACAGGACTTGGACGAGCGTTGGCACATCAATATTCTAAAAATGGCTATCGCGTATACTTATCCGGTCGTACTGAACGGAAGCTGCTCATTGTAAGAAATGAAATTCGCCAGGCAGGCGGAGAATCAGAAGTATTGATCTGTGACGTTACCGAACCTGCCTCAGTAACTGAAGCTATAAAACAATTTGAACAGCTTGATGTACTCATAAACAATGCAGGAGTCGGAATTTTTAAAGATGTGGGGTCCTATTCAGAAGCAGAGATCGACAAAATGTTTAACACGAATGTGAAAGGCACGATCCTTATGACTAAGGAAGCCACCTCAGTACTTAAACAATCTAATGGTCGGGTTCTTAATATTATTTCCACTGCAGGTTTAAGAGGGAAAAAGAATGAGAGTGTTTATTGTGCTTCAAAATTCGCTGTACGCGGCTTCACGGAAAGTCTTCACAAAGAATGGGAACAAGCATCAATGTCGGCAACTGCAGTCTATATGGGAGGCATGAACACTCCTTTTTGGGCTGACAGCACACACGTCACAACTCCCGAGAAATTGAAAGGACCTGAAGGGGTCGCTGAACAAATTTTTCAAGAAGATGATGGACGACCAGAAATCATTATAGATAAGTAA
- a CDS encoding YpzG family protein, translated as MAHNKSKKHFPRRGTKHLRDRVNGETEQTQSERITEVQMRKRM; from the coding sequence ATGGCTCACAATAAGAGCAAGAAACATTTCCCTCGGCGAGGAACAAAACACTTAAGAGACAGGGTGAACGGCGAAACGGAACAAACGCAATCTGAACGCATTACAGAAGTTCAAATGCGCAAAAGAATGTAA
- the sspK gene encoding small, acid-soluble spore protein K, with protein MRNKAKGFPNKKMTSAPEDQSEYLALRPDGSINSNPQKRALHSREREVNQGGKY; from the coding sequence TTGCGTAATAAAGCAAAAGGATTTCCAAATAAGAAAATGACAAGTGCCCCAGAGGATCAAAGCGAATATTTAGCCTTAAGACCCGATGGCAGCATTAACTCTAACCCACAGAAACGCGCGCTGCACTCAAGAGAACGTGAAGTGAATCAAGGAGGTAAATATTAA
- a CDS encoding NUDIX domain-containing protein, with protein MLYRRATYKIVPNQYEPFTRFFHEYVLPIQLAHGVRLAGHYTTLDHTEVVTIWEYDSYEDYLVIDRKINESTLYKKSLKAERLYHHLQEDFLEEGGGYHLQKHIVSVSGCFVNEKGEVLLVQNEHRPDTYEMPGGRLENNESLEEAIKREVLEETGVFVKVEGITGVYHNMTLGVVCIVFKGTYHSGEIRPQPGETKNAVFQKMTDENRRQWITREHFLIRLEDALKNEGAAVESYYVKPYTLVHRLESYQ; from the coding sequence ATGTTATATAGGAGAGCAACATACAAGATAGTTCCAAATCAATATGAGCCGTTCACCCGTTTTTTCCATGAGTATGTGCTACCAATTCAACTAGCTCATGGTGTTCGTTTAGCCGGACATTATACGACATTAGACCATACTGAAGTGGTAACAATATGGGAATATGACAGCTATGAAGATTATCTAGTTATCGATCGTAAAATTAACGAGTCGACACTTTATAAAAAATCGTTAAAGGCAGAACGATTGTACCATCATCTGCAGGAAGATTTTTTAGAAGAGGGAGGGGGTTACCATCTTCAAAAACACATCGTTTCCGTTTCAGGATGTTTTGTTAATGAAAAAGGGGAGGTGCTCCTTGTGCAGAATGAGCACCGTCCAGACACGTATGAAATGCCCGGGGGACGTTTAGAAAACAACGAAAGCCTTGAGGAAGCAATCAAGCGAGAAGTGTTAGAAGAAACAGGGGTTTTTGTGAAAGTGGAAGGGATAACGGGTGTCTATCACAATATGACGTTAGGCGTAGTATGTATTGTTTTTAAAGGGACGTATCATTCAGGGGAGATTCGTCCTCAGCCAGGTGAGACTAAAAATGCTGTTTTTCAAAAGATGACAGATGAAAATAGGAGACAGTGGATCACTCGAGAGCATTTTTTGATTCGCCTGGAGGATGCCCTTAAAAATGAGGGGGCGGCAGTGGAAAGCTATTATGTAAAACCATATACGCTTGTGCACAGGTTAGAATCATATCAATAA
- a CDS encoding YfhJ family protein — MDDTFQRLAEHLYRKNDHLTIDEAKTWVELLWEDFEATYAKAGRQYRGKQMTEQIVLRWIENYGPRLHDFVATNPKYKELLNGKGPIH; from the coding sequence ATGGATGATACTTTTCAGAGGTTAGCTGAACATTTATATCGTAAAAATGACCATTTGACGATTGACGAAGCAAAGACTTGGGTTGAACTCCTTTGGGAAGATTTTGAAGCGACTTATGCCAAAGCTGGTCGACAATATAGAGGAAAACAAATGACAGAGCAAATTGTATTAAGGTGGATTGAAAATTATGGGCCAAGGCTCCACGATTTCGTGGCAACGAACCCTAAATATAAGGAGCTTTTAAATGGGAAAGGCCCTATTCATTAA
- a CDS encoding amidohydrolase family protein: MGVDDRVGSIEKGKDADLVLWDGHPYDFVPSPVWTMIDGKVVYD, translated from the coding sequence CTGGGAGTAGATGATCGAGTGGGATCAATTGAGAAAGGCAAGGATGCCGACCTTGTATTATGGGATGGCCATCCTTATGACTTTGTGCCCTCTCCTGTATGGACCATGATTGATGGAAAAGTGGTATATGATTAA
- the glcT gene encoding glucose PTS transporter transcription antiterminator GlcT, producing MDEGLTIDKVLNNNVVIAKHPSYEEVVLIGKGIGFGKKKGDFASFNKADKTFLLSSEKEKEQYVNLLPYIDEDFIDFMNDILYHIETRMGQELNEHIHVALTDHLAFAISRSQKSMQFNNPFLPEIESLYPKEYQVAMEVVTMVYDKMRIHFPEGEIGFIALHIHSAVTDKTLREINRHNQLITTLVQLVEETMEVTIDRHSVDYHRLVQHLHRAVDRVDQEENTRDEIRLANMLKQEYPVCYNLAWKLIKVMQKQLNKPVDESEAIYLTIHLHRLTYKS from the coding sequence ATGGATGAAGGTTTGACGATTGACAAAGTATTGAATAATAATGTGGTTATTGCAAAACATCCCTCGTATGAAGAGGTGGTGTTAATTGGCAAGGGAATAGGATTCGGGAAGAAAAAGGGAGATTTCGCTTCGTTTAATAAAGCTGATAAAACGTTTCTGCTTAGTAGTGAGAAGGAGAAAGAGCAGTATGTCAACCTTCTTCCATATATCGATGAAGATTTTATCGATTTTATGAATGATATCCTTTATCATATTGAAACTAGAATGGGCCAGGAGTTAAACGAACACATTCATGTTGCCTTAACCGACCACCTAGCTTTTGCTATTAGTCGTTCACAAAAGAGCATGCAATTTAACAATCCTTTTTTACCCGAAATCGAGTCGCTTTACCCGAAAGAATACCAAGTGGCAATGGAAGTGGTCACAATGGTTTATGATAAGATGAGAATTCATTTCCCTGAAGGTGAAATAGGGTTTATTGCCTTACATATTCATAGTGCAGTGACAGACAAAACTCTTCGTGAAATTAATCGGCACAATCAGTTGATTACAACACTTGTCCAATTAGTTGAAGAAACCATGGAGGTAACCATTGATCGTCATAGTGTGGATTACCATCGTTTGGTACAACACTTGCACAGGGCTGTAGATCGTGTCGATCAGGAGGAGAATACAAGAGATGAAATTCGACTCGCTAACATGTTGAAACAAGAGTATCCTGTATGCTATAATTTAGCTTGGAAGTTAATTAAAGTGATGCAAAAACAGCTGAATAAGCCTGTAGATGAGTCAGAAGCAATCTACTTAACGATTCATTTACACAGGTTAACCTATAAATCTTAA
- a CDS encoding GNAT family N-acetyltransferase encodes MGDFHRDGQLKAVLLKYHNNYIAYANESFDAKGFAAIINEDPEFMQLSGLQVITEKILPYIKVGSLRTRSLYYAKCDGAEKLSIDVDISQVKLATTNDVQRIVHLQNQIPEFERDNTREDSIRKGMEQKSARVYFSEDNGTMISSASTTAENSMSAMVVGVCTHPNYKRKGYASTCMHKLCQDLLAEGKMLCLFYDNPEAGSIYKRLGFEDIGMWMMHIFEKAEETSAV; translated from the coding sequence ATGGGGGATTTTCACCGAGATGGTCAGCTAAAAGCAGTATTATTAAAGTATCATAACAATTACATTGCCTATGCAAATGAGTCCTTTGATGCCAAGGGTTTTGCTGCAATTATTAACGAAGATCCTGAATTTATGCAGTTATCTGGTCTGCAGGTCATTACTGAAAAAATTCTTCCTTACATTAAAGTCGGGAGTTTACGTACTCGTTCCTTATATTATGCCAAATGTGACGGTGCTGAAAAGCTAAGCATAGATGTAGATATTAGTCAGGTAAAACTGGCAACGACAAATGATGTACAAAGAATCGTTCATTTACAAAACCAGATCCCTGAATTTGAGCGAGATAATACTCGTGAAGATAGCATTCGAAAAGGAATGGAACAGAAATCTGCGCGAGTATATTTTAGTGAAGACAACGGTACGATGATTTCAAGTGCCTCCACTACAGCGGAAAATTCGATGTCAGCCATGGTAGTAGGGGTATGCACCCATCCAAATTATAAACGTAAAGGTTATGCGAGTACCTGTATGCATAAATTATGTCAAGATCTACTAGCAGAAGGAAAAATGCTATGCTTGTTTTATGATAATCCCGAAGCAGGTTCTATTTATAAAAGGCTTGGCTTTGAGGATATTGGAATGTGGATGATGCACATTTTTGAAAAAGCAGAAGAAACTTCAGCAGTGTAG
- a CDS encoding YfhH family protein gives MERRYSDYSYEELRAEVAELKEKALKAEQLGMVNEYAVHERKIIMAKSYMMDPNQFKAREVYEIEGDPAHAFYIEYMNGVFAWGYRKDKQGDRVGNEEEALPISMLGERK, from the coding sequence ATGGAACGCAGATATAGTGACTATAGTTATGAGGAGCTAAGGGCTGAGGTGGCAGAACTTAAAGAAAAGGCACTAAAAGCCGAGCAATTAGGCATGGTGAATGAATACGCCGTTCATGAACGGAAAATAATTATGGCTAAGTCGTATATGATGGATCCAAACCAATTTAAAGCGAGAGAAGTTTATGAGATAGAAGGCGATCCAGCGCATGCGTTTTATATTGAGTATATGAATGGTGTATTTGCATGGGGCTATCGCAAAGATAAACAAGGTGACCGTGTTGGAAATGAGGAGGAAGCACTTCCTATATCAATGCTTGGGGAGAGAAAATGA
- the ptsG gene encoding glucose-specific PTS transporter subunit IIBC gives MLPVALLPAAGILLAFGTSFAQDDFVNKVPFFGTPWVQTLLLVMAEAGGIVFDNLPLLFAVGVAIGLAKGDGVAGLAAIIGYLIMNVVMGVLGGVTADMTSDPAYAEVLGIPTLQTGVFGGIIVGILAASMYNRYYNIELPQFLGFFAGKRFVPIITAFTSLFLGMIMLFVWPYAQSGLNALSYLMLETNQTISVFFFGVIERALIPFGLHHIFYSPFWFEFGTYTNAAGEVIRGDQAIFFAQLQDGVEFTAGTFMVGKFPFMMFGLPAAALAIYHTAKPERKKVVGGIMASAALTSFLTGITEPIEFSFLFVAPLLFGIHCIFAGFSFMIMEILGVKIGQTFSGGLIDFILFGVLPNRTDWWWVIIVGLCFSVIYYFGFRWAILKFNLATPGREDEAEDAEDDGEVGDLPFEILEAMGGQENIDHLDACITRLRVSVNDKGNVNKNRLKKLGASGVMEVGNNIQAIFGPVSDTLRGQIQDIIDGKTPRSKDDVAEIVNEAKSAEAPVTKGDLEFISPMKGRLLPITEVPDQVFSGKMMGDGFAIEPEDGKIISPINGKVLNVFPTKHAIGLQADNGMEILIHIGIDTVKLKGEGFTALIEEGDTIKQGQALMEVDLEYVKENAPSIMTPIVFTNLSEGQSVEVKATGEVKHNDPDIIQIKK, from the coding sequence ATGCTTCCTGTAGCGTTGCTGCCAGCTGCTGGTATTCTGCTTGCTTTTGGCACAAGCTTTGCTCAAGACGATTTTGTTAATAAAGTACCATTCTTCGGTACGCCATGGGTCCAAACTTTACTTCTAGTCATGGCTGAAGCTGGTGGGATTGTCTTTGATAACTTACCGTTACTGTTTGCTGTAGGTGTTGCGATTGGTTTGGCAAAAGGGGACGGGGTTGCCGGCCTCGCAGCGATCATTGGTTACTTAATTATGAATGTCGTCATGGGGGTGCTCGGTGGGGTTACTGCCGATATGACATCAGATCCAGCCTATGCAGAAGTTCTAGGCATACCAACATTACAGACTGGTGTATTTGGCGGGATTATCGTCGGTATATTAGCTGCATCGATGTATAATAGGTATTATAATATTGAACTACCTCAGTTCTTAGGTTTCTTTGCCGGGAAGCGATTTGTTCCGATAATTACAGCATTTACATCATTGTTCCTTGGTATGATTATGCTTTTCGTATGGCCATATGCACAATCTGGTCTGAATGCACTGTCTTATTTAATGTTAGAAACGAACCAAACGATTTCCGTATTTTTCTTTGGTGTGATTGAACGTGCATTAATTCCATTTGGATTACACCACATTTTCTACTCACCTTTCTGGTTTGAGTTTGGAACGTATACGAACGCTGCAGGAGAAGTGATACGAGGCGACCAGGCCATTTTCTTTGCTCAGTTACAAGATGGTGTTGAGTTTACGGCAGGTACATTTATGGTCGGTAAATTCCCGTTCATGATGTTTGGTCTGCCTGCAGCGGCACTTGCGATTTATCATACTGCTAAGCCTGAACGTAAGAAAGTTGTTGGCGGTATCATGGCATCAGCTGCATTGACATCTTTCTTAACAGGGATAACAGAGCCAATTGAATTTTCATTCTTATTTGTGGCACCGTTACTATTCGGAATCCACTGTATATTTGCAGGTTTCTCCTTTATGATCATGGAAATTTTAGGAGTTAAGATTGGACAGACTTTCTCAGGCGGTCTGATTGATTTCATTCTTTTCGGTGTTCTGCCAAACCGTACCGACTGGTGGTGGGTGATCATCGTTGGTCTTTGTTTCTCTGTTATTTACTACTTTGGCTTCCGCTGGGCTATTCTTAAGTTCAACCTTGCTACACCTGGTCGCGAGGATGAAGCAGAGGATGCTGAAGATGACGGTGAAGTTGGCGATCTTCCATTTGAAATCCTCGAAGCAATGGGCGGTCAGGAAAATATCGATCATTTAGATGCGTGTATTACGCGGCTACGTGTATCGGTTAACGATAAAGGAAACGTTAATAAGAATCGTTTGAAAAAACTTGGTGCTTCAGGCGTAATGGAAGTTGGAAACAACATCCAAGCGATCTTTGGCCCTGTATCTGATACACTAAGAGGGCAAATCCAAGATATTATTGATGGCAAAACACCTCGTTCTAAAGATGACGTTGCTGAAATTGTGAATGAAGCAAAAAGTGCCGAAGCACCTGTAACAAAAGGTGATTTAGAGTTCATCAGTCCGATGAAGGGACGTCTCTTGCCTATAACAGAGGTGCCAGACCAAGTATTCTCTGGTAAAATGATGGGGGATGGATTTGCGATCGAACCGGAAGATGGTAAAATCATTTCACCGATTAACGGTAAAGTGCTGAATGTTTTCCCTACAAAGCACGCGATCGGGCTTCAAGCGGATAATGGAATGGAAATTCTGATCCACATTGGAATAGATACTGTGAAGCTTAAAGGAGAAGGTTTTACAGCTCTTATTGAAGAAGGAGACACAATTAAACAAGGTCAAGCCCTGATGGAAGTTGACCTTGAATATGTAAAGGAAAATGCTCCTTCTATAATGACACCGATCGTCTTTACTAATTTAAGTGAAGGCCAGTCTGTTGAAGTGAAAGCAACTGGTGAAGTCAAGCACAACGATCCCGATATTATTCAAATTAAGAAGTAA
- a CDS encoding DUF3298 and DUF4163 domain-containing protein produces the protein MKKISIWFLLLFLVYSSNIFAEGSLYSIKHKDKVMQDYEIHIDYPVFNGLPNEKLQEQVNKKVSNKLEDTVREVKRVAEQSTGFPVLYYEEEEVIEDDKMISVVMTSNISRGNNYNSTVRSINFSNGDNGRVITLKDVVKMPLLNQEVKKQMANEPDTYFHQSFNSVREDTAFYINGEQLVLIFDKYEIAPGVYGTPEISVPLEKVRKNQSSKETNVPFPQII, from the coding sequence TTGAAAAAGATAAGTATATGGTTTTTATTGCTGTTTTTAGTGTACAGTTCAAATATATTCGCTGAAGGTAGTCTATACAGTATTAAGCATAAGGATAAAGTCATGCAGGACTATGAAATCCATATTGATTACCCCGTTTTTAATGGTCTCCCTAATGAAAAGCTTCAAGAACAGGTCAATAAAAAAGTGAGTAATAAACTTGAGGATACAGTTAGAGAAGTGAAGCGTGTAGCTGAACAATCAACAGGGTTTCCAGTTCTTTATTATGAGGAAGAAGAAGTGATCGAGGACGATAAGATGATTTCTGTCGTCATGACATCGAATATTTCAAGGGGAAACAATTATAACTCGACAGTGAGGTCAATTAACTTTAGTAACGGAGATAATGGCAGGGTGATTACATTGAAGGATGTGGTGAAGATGCCATTGCTTAATCAAGAAGTGAAAAAACAAATGGCAAATGAACCGGATACTTATTTTCACCAATCATTTAATTCCGTAAGAGAAGATACAGCTTTTTATATTAATGGTGAACAACTTGTTCTCATATTTGATAAGTATGAGATTGCACCAGGCGTATATGGTACTCCTGAAATTAGTGTACCTTTAGAAAAGGTGAGGAAGAACCAATCTTCAAAAGAAACAAATGTCCCTTTTCCGCAGATTATTTAA
- a CDS encoding phosphocarrier protein HPr, with translation MTEQTITVTSADGLHARPATALVQIAGQYESDVNIEYKGKSVNMKSIMGVMSLGIPNGAEVKFTAEGSDEAEAVEAVVAKVKEEQLGE, from the coding sequence ATGACAGAACAAACAATAACGGTTACATCCGCAGATGGGCTTCACGCACGTCCAGCAACAGCGTTAGTCCAAATTGCCGGTCAATATGAATCAGATGTCAATATTGAGTATAAGGGCAAGTCGGTAAACATGAAGTCTATTATGGGTGTCATGTCACTAGGTATTCCTAATGGTGCGGAAGTGAAGTTTACAGCTGAAGGTTCAGATGAAGCGGAAGCTGTTGAAGCGGTCGTAGCAAAAGTAAAAGAAGAACAACTTGGAGAATAA
- a CDS encoding Cof-type HAD-IIB family hydrolase produces the protein MIKLFITDLDGTLLGMDHYIKQKDIDSFYLLMNHNVELAVATGRMEHEIAEVLRRMELKGHRISQNGAFVYGQDDLLIHSETFTKTTADHVIATIQDYPMVTTVSTATDTYTSEHNEWIDVINEQLFHDIIVKPSFVEEFGQTLHPSKFTLHGNEEDIAHTHEQVSNQFGETVDAFISHKNVIDIMPPSINKGNSILALLSHLRIRPDEIACVGDSFNDLPMFAVTPNSYVMSTAHPDVQAKANTVVDHVYEAIEDLDSKGML, from the coding sequence ATGATCAAATTATTCATCACAGACCTAGATGGAACGTTGCTTGGAATGGACCATTATATTAAACAAAAAGATATCGATTCCTTTTATCTACTTATGAATCATAATGTTGAGCTTGCGGTCGCTACAGGGCGGATGGAGCATGAAATTGCAGAAGTTCTCCGAAGAATGGAACTCAAAGGGCATCGCATCAGTCAAAATGGTGCATTTGTCTACGGACAAGATGACCTGCTCATCCACTCAGAAACATTTACTAAAACAACCGCTGACCATGTCATAGCTACTATTCAAGACTACCCTATGGTTACGACTGTTTCTACTGCAACAGACACCTATACATCCGAACACAACGAATGGATTGACGTAATCAATGAACAGCTTTTTCACGATATTATTGTTAAACCGAGTTTTGTTGAAGAATTTGGACAAACACTCCATCCCTCCAAATTCACCCTGCACGGAAATGAAGAGGACATAGCCCATACACATGAGCAGGTAAGCAATCAATTTGGAGAAACGGTAGATGCTTTTATTTCACACAAGAATGTGATTGATATTATGCCCCCTTCAATTAATAAAGGGAACAGTATTTTAGCTCTATTAAGCCACCTCAGGATTAGGCCGGACGAAATTGCTTGTGTCGGGGATTCTTTTAATGATCTCCCTATGTTTGCCGTGACACCAAACAGCTATGTGATGTCTACAGCACATCCTGACGTCCAGGCAAAAGCAAATACTGTTGTTGATCATGTTTATGAAGCCATTGAGGATTTAGATAGCAAGGGAATGCTATAG
- the recX gene encoding recombination regulator RecX produces MAKITRITTQKRNKNRYNIFLDRGQGEAYGFSVGEDILVKFQLQKSMELEETSINALVQKDTIHKTYTLAINYLSYRMRSEKEIRDYLLKKEADEAHIEEIINRLKKEKLLNDQEFAISLVRTRMQTSSKGPLLVKKELIEKGVQSQLAEEALDYFSFDKQVEKALKFAKKKLNSDRKKSHRQQIQNVQQTLMQKGFQTDVIKEVIGQLPEEEQEEHSEWEAIVYQGEKLLRKYERKAEGFELKQKVKTGLYRKGFPFDLIDQFIDENIDNK; encoded by the coding sequence TTGGCAAAAATTACTCGAATTACAACACAAAAAAGAAATAAGAATCGTTATAATATCTTTTTGGACCGAGGTCAAGGGGAGGCCTACGGTTTTAGCGTTGGCGAAGATATTCTTGTGAAGTTTCAGCTCCAAAAATCGATGGAGCTTGAAGAAACAAGTATTAACGCTTTAGTCCAAAAAGATACGATACATAAGACATATACCCTAGCTATCAACTATTTAAGCTACCGAATGCGCTCAGAAAAAGAAATTCGTGATTATTTACTTAAAAAAGAAGCTGACGAGGCTCATATTGAGGAGATTATTAATCGTTTGAAGAAAGAGAAATTGCTTAACGATCAGGAGTTTGCGATTTCTCTTGTTAGAACACGTATGCAAACCTCAAGCAAGGGACCGCTTTTAGTAAAGAAAGAATTGATTGAAAAAGGAGTTCAGTCGCAATTAGCTGAAGAGGCACTGGACTATTTCTCTTTTGATAAACAAGTGGAAAAAGCGCTGAAATTTGCTAAGAAAAAGCTGAATAGTGACAGGAAAAAATCACATCGGCAACAAATACAAAATGTGCAGCAAACCTTGATGCAGAAAGGTTTTCAAACTGATGTTATTAAAGAAGTTATTGGTCAGCTGCCTGAAGAGGAGCAAGAAGAGCATTCAGAATGGGAGGCGATTGTTTATCAAGGAGAGAAATTGTTGAGAAAGTATGAGCGTAAAGCGGAGGGGTTTGAGTTAAAGCAAAAGGTTAAAACAGGTTTATACCGTAAAGGTTTTCCGTTTGATTTAATCGATCAGTTTATTGATGAGAATATTGATAACAAATAA
- a CDS encoding GNAT family N-acetyltransferase, protein MLKKRDLHDSKALFELMSHPEVFPYVRHKATTSDEFYFLTKQTIEAEELGESISRTILDEWGQPIGTINLFNIQENKGFLATWIGQPYFGKGYNQLAKDLFFEELFFQLEIEAIFLKIRRTNVRSLKAALKIPYANKANNLYPEVLSWINREQPVYDLFVITKEQYLFHYYGEQEQSGGILEA, encoded by the coding sequence GTGCTAAAAAAACGTGATTTGCATGACTCTAAAGCTCTGTTTGAATTGATGAGTCACCCCGAAGTATTTCCATACGTCCGCCACAAAGCCACAACAAGTGATGAATTCTATTTTCTGACAAAACAAACGATTGAAGCAGAAGAGCTTGGTGAATCCATTTCGCGCACCATCCTTGACGAGTGGGGACAACCGATCGGTACAATCAATTTATTTAATATACAAGAAAATAAAGGCTTTCTCGCCACATGGATTGGGCAGCCATATTTCGGTAAAGGGTACAATCAATTGGCAAAAGATTTATTTTTCGAGGAGTTATTTTTCCAGCTTGAGATTGAAGCGATTTTTCTGAAGATCCGTCGTACAAATGTACGCTCACTGAAAGCCGCATTAAAAATCCCATATGCAAACAAAGCAAATAATCTTTATCCTGAGGTATTATCCTGGATAAATCGTGAACAGCCCGTCTATGATTTATTTGTTATTACAAAAGAACAATATCTCTTCCACTATTATGGTGAGCAAGAACAAAGTGGGGGAATTTTAGAAGCATAA
- a CDS encoding TIGR01777 family oxidoreductase, whose amino-acid sequence MKIAITGGTGFVGSKLTQKLINEDHHVYILTRSPDKHENTDHVTHIGWLRDEYTPSHQLPSVDAIVNLAGESLNSGRWTEKRKKSIMDSRIQATEGVIDLIERMNPKPEVLINASAVGFYGQSETKTFTEETDRPGEDFLANVVVEWEKRAAKAQSLGVRTAFVRFGVILGEKGALPKMTIPYKLMIGGNLGSGEQWMSWIHIDDVVELIDYSLRTSSIEGPVNGTAPNPKRNKDFGQTLGTVLGRPHWIPAPSFALKTVLGDMSSLLLNGQSVIPNKAISHGYSFIFPELKPALQSLLKS is encoded by the coding sequence TTGAAGATAGCCATTACCGGCGGAACAGGCTTTGTAGGATCAAAACTTACCCAGAAACTTATTAACGAAGACCATCACGTGTACATACTCACAAGAAGCCCGGACAAGCATGAAAATACTGATCATGTTACACATATTGGGTGGCTAAGAGATGAATACACTCCATCGCATCAGCTTCCTTCAGTAGATGCTATCGTAAACCTTGCTGGTGAATCATTAAATAGCGGGCGATGGACGGAAAAACGGAAAAAATCTATTATGGACAGCCGCATTCAGGCGACTGAAGGAGTGATCGACCTGATTGAACGCATGAACCCTAAACCAGAAGTGCTAATCAACGCCTCAGCCGTAGGCTTTTATGGACAATCAGAAACAAAAACTTTTACAGAAGAGACAGATAGACCCGGAGAAGATTTCTTAGCAAACGTCGTCGTTGAATGGGAAAAACGAGCAGCGAAAGCACAAAGCCTCGGTGTACGTACTGCGTTCGTTCGCTTTGGCGTGATTCTTGGAGAAAAAGGAGCGTTACCCAAAATGACCATTCCCTATAAACTTATGATTGGAGGAAATTTAGGATCTGGTGAACAATGGATGTCTTGGATTCATATCGATGATGTGGTTGAACTCATCGACTACTCATTAAGGACTTCTTCGATCGAAGGTCCTGTGAATGGAACAGCGCCTAATCCTAAACGCAACAAAGACTTTGGTCAAACCCTTGGAACTGTGCTTGGACGCCCACACTGGATTCCAGCCCCTTCTTTTGCTTTAAAAACGGTTCTTGGTGATATGAGCTCATTATTACTGAACGGCCAATCCGTCATACCAAACAAAGCAATATCACATGGTTATTCATTTATTTTTCCCGAGTTAAAGCCTGCCTTACAATCGCTTTTAAAATCTTAA